The following proteins are encoded in a genomic region of Liolophura sinensis isolate JHLJ2023 chromosome 7, CUHK_Ljap_v2, whole genome shotgun sequence:
- the LOC135471472 gene encoding transcription activator BRG1-like isoform X2 has protein sequence MGGPGMPPNSGMGGGSSMSNMSGPTMNTVNPISSSSMAGPPNVSTNMVPASLAGPNMGGSSMAGLSTGGPVNLPNMGGPNTSVLPNSSGQPQVDGEQSSQQGGYNSSGGSMNTPTPGGPKQTPFTASQLHQLRAQIVAYKYLARSQNIPDNIKMGVEGKRPFRPDPSQMQPRPNQPGPAGSGPSVGPSPQPSQPPPPSQPPPPPSVQAMISLQQKQNRIAPVAKPVGIDPIETLKEREHRLAGRISHRILELENLSATMAEDLRTKAMIELRALRLLNFQRQLRSEVVSYMRRDTTLETALNTKAYKRSKRQSLREARVTEKLEKQQKLEQERKKRQKHQEYLNAILQHAKDFKDFHRNISGKVSKVNRAVMIYHANTEREQKKEQERIEKERMRRLMAEDEEGYRKLIDQKKDRRLAYLLHQTDEFIHNLTKLVQQHKLDQRKKFKKKKKVPKKEDSGEALKEGMMDEASTTSEIRVHVVETATGKMLSGDEAPLASQVEAWLEMHPGYEVAPRDSGEDSDGDSEDSEEQEEETREAEKPVEQPMDDVELKVDVSREDDDEYRHDLQNYYNIAHTIREQISGQASIMVYGKLKEYQVKGLEWMVSLYNNNLNGILADEMGLGKTIQTIGLITYLMEKKKVNGPFLIIVPLSTLSNWMLEFDRWAPSVIKVPYKGSPNIRRNLNPLLRSGKFNVLLTTYEYIIKDKSVLSKIRWKYMIIDEGHRMKNHHCKLTQVLNTHYTSPHRLLLTGTPLQNKLPELWALLNFLLPGIFKSCATFEQWFNAPFAMTGEKVELNNEETLLIIRRLHKVLRPFLLRRLKKEVESQLPEKVEYVIKCEMSALQRLLYRHMQSKGVLLTDGSEKDKKGKGGAKQLMNTLMQLRKICNHPFMFPHIEEAIAEHVGISGGIISGPDLYRSGGKFELLDRILPKLKVRNHRVLLFCQMTSLMSIMEDYFVYRGFRYLRLDGTTKSEDRGHLLELFNAPGSPYFIFLLSTRAGGLGLNLQVADTVVIFDSDWNPHQDQQAQDRAHRIGQQNEVRVLRLMSVNSVEEKILAAARYKLNVDEKVIQAGRFDQKSTGSERRQLLQDILSKDNDDEEDEDEVPDDETINQMLARTEEEFDLYQRMDLERRRESSRDAKRKPRLMEEDELPQWLLKDEQEVERLTFEDEEDKMFGRGSRQRKEIDYSDQLTDKQWLRAIEDGNLDEVSERRRSTKKSKKRKSDPDDGDKKTQKKRRGRPPVEKPSPNPPKLTRNMKKLLDFVINYRDRSVTGDDRILSQVFMQLPSRKVIPDYYDVIKKPVDFRKIKSRIKEHRYRSLDDLEKDVMLLCKNAQTYNVEGSVIYEDSIVLQSVFTSARERLEKGGQFPSDDESGSDGEDVEGEGERAEEEEEEENGGEEDDEDGQSVRMKIRLGKDSAKKSQEKSRRRKSRQMKAKPVISDEDESEDSGGEQSDGSEAGPSSRSSSRVSSPAPGSHRKRREEWKY, from the exons ATGGGTGGGCCAGGCATGCCGCCTAACTCTGGGATGGGTGGTGGATCATCAATGTCTAATATGAGTGGCCCTACAATGAACACGGTAAACCCGATATCCAGCAGCAGCATGGCTGGTCCTCCTAATGTGAGCACGAATATGGTTCCTGCTTCATTGGCTGGCCCTAATATGGGCGGCTCATCAATGGCTGGACTTTCAACAGGTGGGCCAGTAAACTTGCCAAATATGGGTGGGCCTAATACCAGTGTTCTGCCCAACTCCTCTGGACAACCTCAAGTGGATGGGGAGCAGTCTTCTCAGCAAG GTGGCTACAACTCATCAGGAGGAAGCATGAATACCCCCACCCCTGGGGGCCCCAAACAGACCCCCTTCACCGCATCACAACTACACCAACTCAGGGCCCAAATCGTGGCCTACAAGTACCTGGCACGCAGTCAGAATATCCCAGACAATATCAAGATGGGAGTAGAGGGAAAACGCCCATTTAGGCCAG ACCCTAGTCAGATGCAACCTCGACCTAACCAGCCAGGACCTGCAGGAAGTGGTCCCAGTGTGGGCCCGAGCCCTCAGCCATCACAACCACCGCCCCCTAGCCAGCCACCACCGCCACCCTCAGTACAGGCAATGATCTCCTTGCAGCAGAAGCAGAACCGCATCGCCCCTGTGGCCAAGCCTGTGGGCATAGACCCTATTGAGACCCTCAAGGAAAGAGAGCACAG atTGGCGGGTCGAATCTCACACCGTATCCTAGAACTGGAGAATCTGTCTGCTACTATGGCAGAGGATCTGAGAACTAAAGCCATGATAGAGCTGCGGGCTCTACGGCTGCTCAATTTCCAGAGACAG TTGCGATCTGAAGTCGTCTCTTATATGagaagggacacaactctggAGACGGCCTTGAATACCAAGGCATACAAACGTAGCAAACGTCAATCTCTGCGCGAGGCTCGTGTCACAGAGAAACTGGAGAAACAGCAGAAACTTGAGCAAGAGCGCAAAAAGAGACAGAAGCACCAG GAATATCTGAATGCAATTCTGCAGCATGCTAAAGATTTCAAGGACTTCCATCGTAATATTTCTGGCAAAGTGAGCAAGGTGAATCGTGCAGTGATGATTTACCATGCTAACACAGAACGGGAGCAGAAGAAGGAACAGGAACGCATCGAAAAAGAGCGAATGCGGCGTCTTATG GCTGAAGATGAAGAAGGCTACAGGAAGCTGATTGACCAGAAGAAGGACAGAAGGTTGGCCTATCTGCTCCACCAGACAGATGAGTTCATCCATAACCTTACCAAGCTGGTACAGCAACACAAACTGGATCAGAGAAAGAAAttcaagaagaagaaaaaggtTCCCAAG AAGGAGGATAGTGGTGAGGCACTGAAGGAAGGG ATGATGGATGAGGCCTCCACAACTAGTGAGATCAGAGTACATGTGGTAGAGACAGCCACAGGCAAAATGCTGTCCGGTGACGAGGCTCCACTAGCCAGTCAGGTGGAAGCATGGCTGGAGATGCATCCAGG GTATGAGGTGGCCCCTCGTGACAGTGGGGAGGACTCGGATGGGGACTCAGAGGACAGTGAGGAG cAAGAGGAAGAGACTAGAGAGGCGGAGAAGCCAGTAGAACAGCCCATGGATGACGTTGAGCTCAAAGT GGACGTGTCACGGGAGGATGATGATGAGTATAGACATGACCTACAGAATTATTACAACATCGCCCACACCATTCGTGAGCAGATCTCAGGACAGGCCAGTATCATGGTGTATGGCAAACTCAAGGAGTATCAG GTGAAAGGGTTGGAGTGGATGGTGTccctgtacaacaacaacttgaaTGGTATCCTGGCTGATGAGATGGGCTTAGGAAAGACTATCCAGACCATTGGCCTCATCACCTACCTGATGGAGAAGAAAAAAGTCAACGGTCCTTTCCTGATTATAGTCCCTCTGTC AACACTTTCCAACTGGATGCTGGAGTTTGATAGGTGGGCACCATCTGTTATTAAAGTGCCGTACAAAGGATCTCCCAACATCAGGCGAAATCTCAACCCTTTGCTGCGATCAGGAAAGTTCAATGTACTGTTGACGACATACGAGTACATCATCAAGGACAAGTCAGTTCTGTCAAAG ATCCGCTGGAAGTACATGATAATAGATGAGGGTCACAGGATGAAGAACCACCACTGTAAGCTGACCCAGGTTCTCAACACCCACTACACTTCTCCCCATCGCCTTCTGCTGACTGGCACCCCCCTACAG AACAAACTTCCAGAGCTATGGGCTCTGCTGAATTTCTTGTTGCCTGGAATTTTCAAGTCCTGTGCTACATTTGAGCAGTGGTTCAATGCTCCATTTGCCATGACTGGAGAAAAG GTGGAACTGAACAATGAGGAAACCCTCTTGATCATTCGTCGTCTACACAAAGTGTTGCGTCCATTCCTTTTGAGACGCTTAAAGAAAGAGGTGGAGTCACAGTTACCAGAAAAG GTGGAGTATGTGATCAAATGTGAGATGTCCGCCCTCCAGCGCCTTCTCTACAGACACATGCAGAGTAAAGGAGTCCTGCTGACTGATGGATCAGAAAAAGACAAGAAG GGTAAGGGTGGAGCTAAGCAGCTGATGAACACGCTGATGCAGTTGAGAAAGATCTGTAACCACCCATTCATGTTTCCACACATCGAGGAGGCCATTGCTGAGCATGTGGGCATATCGGGAGGCATTATCTCAGG cCCTGACCTGTATCGTAGTGGAGGGAAGTTTGAATTACTGGACAGAATTCTGCCCAAGCTGAAGGTGCGCAATCATCGTGTGCTGCTCTTCTGTCAGATGACCTCATTGATGAGTATCATGGAGGACTACTTTGTGTACAGAG GGTTCAGGTACCTGCGTCTGGATGGTACCACCAAATCTGAGGACCGAGGCCACCTACTTGAGCTCTTCAATGCCCCTGGCTCTCCATACTTCATCTTTCTACTGAGTACCCGTGCTGGAGGCTTGGGGCTCAACCTCCAGGTGGCTGACACCGTCGTCATCTTTGACTCAGACTGGAACCCTCATCAG gATCAACAAGCTCAAGACAGGGCTCACCGTATTGGTCAGCAGAATGAGGTGAGAGTGCTGCGCTTGATGAGTGTGAACTCTGTGGAGGAGAAGATTCTGGCTGCTGCTCGCTACAAACTCAACGTGGATGAGAAGGTCATTCAAGCAGGCAGGTTTGATCAGAAGTCCACAGGCTCCGAGAGGAGACAACTCCTACAAGACATCCTGTCAAAAGACAATGATGATGAAGAG GATGAAGATGAGGTGCCAGATGATGAAACCATCAACCAAATGTTGGCCAGAACAGAAGAAGAGTTTGATCTCTACCAG CGGATGGATTTGGAGCGTCGCAGGGAGAGCTCGCGTGATGCCAAACGTAAACCTCGTTTGATGGAAGAGGATGAGCTGCCTCAGTGGCTGCTTAAGGATGAACAGGAG gTGGAGAGGTTGACATTTGAGGATGAAGAAGACAAGATGTTTGGGCGTGGCTCACGACAGAGGAAGGAGATTGACTACTCTGATCAGCTGACTGACAAGCAGTGGCTAAGG GCGATTGAAGATGGAAATCTAGATGAGGTGTCCGAGAGGAGGAGGTCAACAAAGAAATCCAAGAAGAGGAAGTCTGACCCGGATGATGGAGACAAGAAGACGCAAAAGAAACGTCGAGGACGTCCTCCAGTAGAAAAACCAAGTCCTAATCCTCCCAAACTGACCCGCAACATGAAGAAACTGCTGGACTTTGTCATTAACTACAGAGATAGGTCCGTTACCGG TGATGACCGCATCCTAAGCCAGGTCTTCATGCAGCTGCCCTCACGGAAGGTCATTCCAGACTACTATGATGTCATCAAGAAACCTGTGGATTTCAGAAAGATTAAG TCTCGTATTAAGGAGCATCGTTATCGCAGCCTGGATGACCTGGAGAAGGATGTCATGTTACTATGTAAGAATGCTCAGACGTACAACGTGGAAGGGTCTGTG aTATACGAGGACTCCATTGTGCTGCAGTCAGTGTTCACAAGTGCCCGAGAGAGGCTGGAGAAGGGGGGTCAGTTCCCGTCTGACGATGAGAGTGGGAGTGACGGGGAGGATGTAGAGGGGGAGGGAGAGAGGGCAGAAGAGGAGGAAGAAGAGGAGAATGGAGGCGAGGAAGACGATGAAGATG GTCAGTCTGTGAGGATGAAGATCAGGCTGGGCAAAGACAGTGCTAAGAAGAGTCAG GAGAAGAGCCGTCGTCGCAAGTCACGTCAGATGAAGGCCAAGCCTGTGATCAGTGACGAGGATGAGTCTGAGGACTCAGGAGGA
- the LOC135471472 gene encoding transcription activator BRG1-like isoform X4 — protein sequence MGGPGMPPNSGMGGGSSMSNMSGPTMNTVNPISSSSMAGPPNVSTNMVPASLAGPNMGGSSMAGLSTGGPVNLPNMGGPNTSVLPNSSGQPQVDGEQSSQQAGGYNSSGGSMNTPTPGGPKQTPFTASQLHQLRAQIVAYKYLARSQNIPDNIKMGVEGKRPFRPDPSQMQPRPNQPGPAGSGPSVGPSPQPSQPPPPSQPPPPPSVQAMISLQQKQNRIAPVAKPVGIDPIETLKEREHRLAGRISHRILELENLSATMAEDLRTKAMIELRALRLLNFQRQLRSEVVSYMRRDTTLETALNTKAYKRSKRQSLREARVTEKLEKQQKLEQERKKRQKHQEYLNAILQHAKDFKDFHRNISGKVSKVNRAVMIYHANTEREQKKEQERIEKERMRRLMAEDEEGYRKLIDQKKDRRLAYLLHQTDEFIHNLTKLVQQHKLDQRKKFKKKKKVPKKEDSGEALKEGMMDEASTTSEIRVHVVETATGKMLSGDEAPLASQVEAWLEMHPGYEVAPRDSGEDSDGDSEDSEEQEEETREAEKPVEQPMDDVELKVDVSREDDDEYRHDLQNYYNIAHTIREQISGQASIMVYGKLKEYQVKGLEWMVSLYNNNLNGILADEMGLGKTIQTIGLITYLMEKKKVNGPFLIIVPLSTLSNWMLEFDRWAPSVIKVPYKGSPNIRRNLNPLLRSGKFNVLLTTYEYIIKDKSVLSKIRWKYMIIDEGHRMKNHHCKLTQVLNTHYTSPHRLLLTGTPLQNKLPELWALLNFLLPGIFKSCATFEQWFNAPFAMTGEKVELNNEETLLIIRRLHKVLRPFLLRRLKKEVESQLPEKVEYVIKCEMSALQRLLYRHMQSKGVLLTDGSEKDKKGKGGAKQLMNTLMQLRKICNHPFMFPHIEEAIAEHVGISGGIISGPDLYRSGGKFELLDRILPKLKVRNHRVLLFCQMTSLMSIMEDYFVYRGFRYLRLDGTTKSEDRGHLLELFNAPGSPYFIFLLSTRAGGLGLNLQVADTVVIFDSDWNPHQDQQAQDRAHRIGQQNEVRVLRLMSVNSVEEKILAAARYKLNVDEKVIQAGRFDQKSTGSERRQLLQDILSKDNDDEEDEDEVPDDETINQMLARTEEEFDLYQRMDLERRRESSRDAKRKPRLMEEDELPQWLLKDEQEVERLTFEDEEDKMFGRGSRQRKEIDYSDQLTDKQWLRAIEDGNLDEVSERRRSTKKSKKRKSDPDDGDKKTQKKRRGRPPVEKPSPNPPKLTRNMKKLLDFVINYRDRSVTGDDRILSQVFMQLPSRKVIPDYYDVIKKPVDFRKIKSRIKEHRYRSLDDLEKDVMLLCKNAQTYNVEGSVIYEDSIVLQSVFTSARERLEKGGQFPSDDESGSDGEDVEGEGERAEEEEEEENGGEEDDEDGQSVRMKIRLGKDSAKKSQEKSRRRKSRQMKAKPVISDEDESEDSGGVSDQ from the exons ATGGGTGGGCCAGGCATGCCGCCTAACTCTGGGATGGGTGGTGGATCATCAATGTCTAATATGAGTGGCCCTACAATGAACACGGTAAACCCGATATCCAGCAGCAGCATGGCTGGTCCTCCTAATGTGAGCACGAATATGGTTCCTGCTTCATTGGCTGGCCCTAATATGGGCGGCTCATCAATGGCTGGACTTTCAACAGGTGGGCCAGTAAACTTGCCAAATATGGGTGGGCCTAATACCAGTGTTCTGCCCAACTCCTCTGGACAACCTCAAGTGGATGGGGAGCAGTCTTCTCAGCAAG caGGTGGCTACAACTCATCAGGAGGAAGCATGAATACCCCCACCCCTGGGGGCCCCAAACAGACCCCCTTCACCGCATCACAACTACACCAACTCAGGGCCCAAATCGTGGCCTACAAGTACCTGGCACGCAGTCAGAATATCCCAGACAATATCAAGATGGGAGTAGAGGGAAAACGCCCATTTAGGCCAG ACCCTAGTCAGATGCAACCTCGACCTAACCAGCCAGGACCTGCAGGAAGTGGTCCCAGTGTGGGCCCGAGCCCTCAGCCATCACAACCACCGCCCCCTAGCCAGCCACCACCGCCACCCTCAGTACAGGCAATGATCTCCTTGCAGCAGAAGCAGAACCGCATCGCCCCTGTGGCCAAGCCTGTGGGCATAGACCCTATTGAGACCCTCAAGGAAAGAGAGCACAG atTGGCGGGTCGAATCTCACACCGTATCCTAGAACTGGAGAATCTGTCTGCTACTATGGCAGAGGATCTGAGAACTAAAGCCATGATAGAGCTGCGGGCTCTACGGCTGCTCAATTTCCAGAGACAG TTGCGATCTGAAGTCGTCTCTTATATGagaagggacacaactctggAGACGGCCTTGAATACCAAGGCATACAAACGTAGCAAACGTCAATCTCTGCGCGAGGCTCGTGTCACAGAGAAACTGGAGAAACAGCAGAAACTTGAGCAAGAGCGCAAAAAGAGACAGAAGCACCAG GAATATCTGAATGCAATTCTGCAGCATGCTAAAGATTTCAAGGACTTCCATCGTAATATTTCTGGCAAAGTGAGCAAGGTGAATCGTGCAGTGATGATTTACCATGCTAACACAGAACGGGAGCAGAAGAAGGAACAGGAACGCATCGAAAAAGAGCGAATGCGGCGTCTTATG GCTGAAGATGAAGAAGGCTACAGGAAGCTGATTGACCAGAAGAAGGACAGAAGGTTGGCCTATCTGCTCCACCAGACAGATGAGTTCATCCATAACCTTACCAAGCTGGTACAGCAACACAAACTGGATCAGAGAAAGAAAttcaagaagaagaaaaaggtTCCCAAG AAGGAGGATAGTGGTGAGGCACTGAAGGAAGGG ATGATGGATGAGGCCTCCACAACTAGTGAGATCAGAGTACATGTGGTAGAGACAGCCACAGGCAAAATGCTGTCCGGTGACGAGGCTCCACTAGCCAGTCAGGTGGAAGCATGGCTGGAGATGCATCCAGG GTATGAGGTGGCCCCTCGTGACAGTGGGGAGGACTCGGATGGGGACTCAGAGGACAGTGAGGAG cAAGAGGAAGAGACTAGAGAGGCGGAGAAGCCAGTAGAACAGCCCATGGATGACGTTGAGCTCAAAGT GGACGTGTCACGGGAGGATGATGATGAGTATAGACATGACCTACAGAATTATTACAACATCGCCCACACCATTCGTGAGCAGATCTCAGGACAGGCCAGTATCATGGTGTATGGCAAACTCAAGGAGTATCAG GTGAAAGGGTTGGAGTGGATGGTGTccctgtacaacaacaacttgaaTGGTATCCTGGCTGATGAGATGGGCTTAGGAAAGACTATCCAGACCATTGGCCTCATCACCTACCTGATGGAGAAGAAAAAAGTCAACGGTCCTTTCCTGATTATAGTCCCTCTGTC AACACTTTCCAACTGGATGCTGGAGTTTGATAGGTGGGCACCATCTGTTATTAAAGTGCCGTACAAAGGATCTCCCAACATCAGGCGAAATCTCAACCCTTTGCTGCGATCAGGAAAGTTCAATGTACTGTTGACGACATACGAGTACATCATCAAGGACAAGTCAGTTCTGTCAAAG ATCCGCTGGAAGTACATGATAATAGATGAGGGTCACAGGATGAAGAACCACCACTGTAAGCTGACCCAGGTTCTCAACACCCACTACACTTCTCCCCATCGCCTTCTGCTGACTGGCACCCCCCTACAG AACAAACTTCCAGAGCTATGGGCTCTGCTGAATTTCTTGTTGCCTGGAATTTTCAAGTCCTGTGCTACATTTGAGCAGTGGTTCAATGCTCCATTTGCCATGACTGGAGAAAAG GTGGAACTGAACAATGAGGAAACCCTCTTGATCATTCGTCGTCTACACAAAGTGTTGCGTCCATTCCTTTTGAGACGCTTAAAGAAAGAGGTGGAGTCACAGTTACCAGAAAAG GTGGAGTATGTGATCAAATGTGAGATGTCCGCCCTCCAGCGCCTTCTCTACAGACACATGCAGAGTAAAGGAGTCCTGCTGACTGATGGATCAGAAAAAGACAAGAAG GGTAAGGGTGGAGCTAAGCAGCTGATGAACACGCTGATGCAGTTGAGAAAGATCTGTAACCACCCATTCATGTTTCCACACATCGAGGAGGCCATTGCTGAGCATGTGGGCATATCGGGAGGCATTATCTCAGG cCCTGACCTGTATCGTAGTGGAGGGAAGTTTGAATTACTGGACAGAATTCTGCCCAAGCTGAAGGTGCGCAATCATCGTGTGCTGCTCTTCTGTCAGATGACCTCATTGATGAGTATCATGGAGGACTACTTTGTGTACAGAG GGTTCAGGTACCTGCGTCTGGATGGTACCACCAAATCTGAGGACCGAGGCCACCTACTTGAGCTCTTCAATGCCCCTGGCTCTCCATACTTCATCTTTCTACTGAGTACCCGTGCTGGAGGCTTGGGGCTCAACCTCCAGGTGGCTGACACCGTCGTCATCTTTGACTCAGACTGGAACCCTCATCAG gATCAACAAGCTCAAGACAGGGCTCACCGTATTGGTCAGCAGAATGAGGTGAGAGTGCTGCGCTTGATGAGTGTGAACTCTGTGGAGGAGAAGATTCTGGCTGCTGCTCGCTACAAACTCAACGTGGATGAGAAGGTCATTCAAGCAGGCAGGTTTGATCAGAAGTCCACAGGCTCCGAGAGGAGACAACTCCTACAAGACATCCTGTCAAAAGACAATGATGATGAAGAG GATGAAGATGAGGTGCCAGATGATGAAACCATCAACCAAATGTTGGCCAGAACAGAAGAAGAGTTTGATCTCTACCAG CGGATGGATTTGGAGCGTCGCAGGGAGAGCTCGCGTGATGCCAAACGTAAACCTCGTTTGATGGAAGAGGATGAGCTGCCTCAGTGGCTGCTTAAGGATGAACAGGAG gTGGAGAGGTTGACATTTGAGGATGAAGAAGACAAGATGTTTGGGCGTGGCTCACGACAGAGGAAGGAGATTGACTACTCTGATCAGCTGACTGACAAGCAGTGGCTAAGG GCGATTGAAGATGGAAATCTAGATGAGGTGTCCGAGAGGAGGAGGTCAACAAAGAAATCCAAGAAGAGGAAGTCTGACCCGGATGATGGAGACAAGAAGACGCAAAAGAAACGTCGAGGACGTCCTCCAGTAGAAAAACCAAGTCCTAATCCTCCCAAACTGACCCGCAACATGAAGAAACTGCTGGACTTTGTCATTAACTACAGAGATAGGTCCGTTACCGG TGATGACCGCATCCTAAGCCAGGTCTTCATGCAGCTGCCCTCACGGAAGGTCATTCCAGACTACTATGATGTCATCAAGAAACCTGTGGATTTCAGAAAGATTAAG TCTCGTATTAAGGAGCATCGTTATCGCAGCCTGGATGACCTGGAGAAGGATGTCATGTTACTATGTAAGAATGCTCAGACGTACAACGTGGAAGGGTCTGTG aTATACGAGGACTCCATTGTGCTGCAGTCAGTGTTCACAAGTGCCCGAGAGAGGCTGGAGAAGGGGGGTCAGTTCCCGTCTGACGATGAGAGTGGGAGTGACGGGGAGGATGTAGAGGGGGAGGGAGAGAGGGCAGAAGAGGAGGAAGAAGAGGAGAATGGAGGCGAGGAAGACGATGAAGATG GTCAGTCTGTGAGGATGAAGATCAGGCTGGGCAAAGACAGTGCTAAGAAGAGTCAG GAGAAGAGCCGTCGTCGCAAGTCACGTCAGATGAAGGCCAAGCCTGTGATCAGTGACGAGGATGAGTCTGAGGACTCAGGAGGAGTGAGTGATCAATGA